The following coding sequences are from one Shewanella putrefaciens window:
- a CDS encoding cytochrome c1: protein MKKLLIALVTLLPTLAMAASGHNVHLEDAKVDLHDKASLERGVDLFQHYCSGCHSTQYQRYERVANDIGISADDMRNKYMFTDAKIGELMQSAIPAKDAAKWFGATPPDLTLVARVRGEDWVYSYLKGFYKDPSRPFGVNNTVFPSVGMPHVLEELQGTPVKQEDGSIVVTGGKLNAEEYDQAVRDITGFLVYSAEPVRLEREAMGWWVLGFLFIFFIVAYLLKKEYWKDVH, encoded by the coding sequence ATGAAAAAATTATTGATTGCATTAGTTACCTTGTTGCCGACGCTGGCGATGGCCGCGAGCGGACATAATGTACATTTAGAAGACGCAAAAGTTGATTTACATGATAAAGCTTCCCTAGAGCGTGGTGTGGATCTTTTCCAACACTACTGTTCAGGTTGCCATAGCACTCAATATCAGCGTTATGAGCGTGTAGCGAATGATATTGGTATCTCTGCTGATGATATGCGTAACAAGTATATGTTTACCGATGCTAAAATTGGTGAGCTGATGCAAAGCGCTATTCCTGCTAAAGATGCGGCTAAATGGTTTGGTGCTACTCCACCTGATTTAACCTTAGTTGCTCGTGTTCGTGGTGAAGATTGGGTGTATTCATACTTAAAGGGTTTTTATAAAGATCCTAGTCGCCCATTTGGTGTGAATAACACTGTATTTCCATCTGTCGGTATGCCACATGTGCTCGAAGAGCTGCAAGGCACGCCTGTTAAGCAAGAAGATGGCAGTATTGTGGTGACTGGCGGTAAATTAAACGCAGAAGAGTATGACCAAGCGGTGCGTGATATCACGGGCTTCTTAGTCTATTCGGCTGAACCTGTTAGACTAGAGCGTGAAGCGATGGGATGGTGGGTACTCGGATTCCTATTTATATTCTTTATTGTGGCCTACCTCTTGAAGAAAGAGTATTGGAAAGATGTACACTAG